Proteins encoded by one window of Chondromyces crocatus:
- a CDS encoding RES family NAD+ phosphorylase, with amino-acid sequence MALDPHPNPPSDWARLEPLIRKFRRAWFRIHRTMHEPMFFGRSGANRFDAPREEFGVLYAAADARGSFIETMGRLPAHRLVPWAEISARGLAKITPKRALRLVDLTSEGLARIGADSRLTSGDSYDLSQRWILALHEHPEKPDGIVYRSRHDPSRLCAALFDRIAPDLDVEKLGTLAAPDHTKLLASILNRYDFGLV; translated from the coding sequence ATGGCTCTGGATCCGCACCCGAACCCGCCTTCGGACTGGGCTCGACTCGAACCCCTCATTCGCAAGTTCCGCCGCGCGTGGTTCAGAATTCACCGCACGATGCACGAGCCGATGTTCTTCGGCCGCTCGGGAGCGAATCGCTTCGACGCACCGAGGGAAGAGTTCGGTGTGCTCTACGCTGCCGCAGATGCGCGCGGCTCTTTCATCGAGACCATGGGGCGCTTACCTGCGCACCGGCTCGTGCCGTGGGCGGAGATCTCCGCCCGCGGGCTCGCGAAGATCACACCGAAGCGCGCGCTCCGGCTGGTCGATCTGACGAGTGAGGGGCTCGCTCGCATCGGCGCTGACTCGCGTCTGACATCCGGCGACTCCTACGACCTCTCCCAGAGGTGGATACTGGCTCTTCACGAGCACCCGGAAAAACCGGATGGCATCGTCTATCGCTCCCGTCACGATCCAAGCCGACTCTGCGCTGCGCTCTTCGATCGGATCGCCCCGGATCTCGATGTCGAGAAGCTCGGTACCCTGGCCGCTCCCGACCACACGAAGCTGCTGGCCAGCATCCTGAACCGCTATGATTTCGGTCTCGTCTGA
- a CDS encoding TetR/AcrR family transcriptional regulator, whose product MPRVADRRIKIELLRAAEAVFSERGLAGARVEDITGRAGVSKGAFYLHFKSKEDCFQQIVEGFVARLASTTEPPDDIFEGLPATAGELLERVREHHVSILEFCWQNRSLLRMMLAGGGGTPYAYLIDEFAVRVASRSKRLLARGIAAGLYRTDLDPELASAVLSGGYERLVRELIQQDKRPDLVAWCTQVQRIFQDGILSSEARQQRDRRVSNEALAVEPV is encoded by the coding sequence ATGCCTCGTGTCGCCGACCGCCGTATCAAGATCGAGCTTCTCCGCGCTGCCGAGGCAGTCTTCTCGGAACGTGGTCTCGCCGGCGCGCGGGTCGAGGACATCACGGGTCGCGCCGGCGTGTCGAAGGGCGCGTTCTACCTGCACTTCAAGAGCAAGGAAGACTGCTTTCAGCAGATCGTGGAGGGCTTCGTGGCGCGGCTCGCGAGCACGACGGAGCCCCCGGACGACATCTTCGAGGGGCTGCCGGCGACGGCCGGGGAGCTGCTCGAGCGCGTGCGCGAGCACCACGTGTCGATCCTGGAGTTCTGCTGGCAGAACCGCTCGCTTCTCCGGATGATGCTCGCGGGCGGCGGGGGCACGCCGTACGCCTACCTGATCGACGAGTTCGCAGTGCGGGTGGCGAGCAGGAGCAAGAGGCTGCTCGCCAGAGGGATCGCGGCAGGCCTGTACCGCACCGACCTCGATCCCGAGCTGGCCTCCGCCGTGCTCTCGGGAGGCTACGAGCGGCTGGTGCGCGAGCTGATCCAGCAGGACAAGCGGCCCGACCTGGTGGCCTGGTGCACGCAGGTCCAACGGATCTTCCAGGACGGGATCCTGTCCTCGGAGGCCCGTCAGCAACGTGACCGGCGGGTCAGCAACGAGGCGCTGGCTGTCGAACCGGTCTGA
- a CDS encoding potassium transporter Kup, giving the protein MTASTTEGDHGKARMGTLMLAALGVVYGDIGTSPLYAVKECFSPQSLHRVPVTPENILGVLSLVFWSLMMVVTVKYLSFITRADNEGAGGILALLALVPTREGPEGRTPSAKRRLFFLIVLFGAALLYGDGVVTPAISVLSAMEGLEVATMKLKPAVVPLTCGIILALFLVQKRGTAGVGRIFGPITLLWFVVIAALGLKEIVRNPGVLLAISPDHAVTFFLENKGHGFLILGSIVLCITGGEALYADMSHFGRPPIVRTWLAIVWPALLLNYFGQGARLLAEPAAAQNPFYALVPSWALYPTVIVATAAAVVASQALISGAYSLTQQAVQLGYFPRVTIVHTSRTEHGQIYIPEINAAMLVVCLVLVLGFQSSSGLAAAYGIAVTGTMTVTTLVYYVVVREAWGWSIWKAAPLAALFLAFDIPFFVANWAKFLHGGWVPVALSLVVFVVMTTWKTGRAHLAEAFRNALLPLATFLDDVKQTAPHRVRGTAVFMASNPDGTPPALLHHFKHNQVLHEQVVLLSIQVANVPEVSDERRVYVVDLGQGFFQVTAHYGFLQTPNAPSVLSMCNAYGLTIEPRRTSYYLGRETLLIDGHSGMSRWRKVLFAFISRNARPATAYFGLPPNRVVELGMQIDL; this is encoded by the coding sequence ATGACAGCCTCCACCACCGAGGGTGATCACGGCAAGGCCCGCATGGGGACGCTGATGCTCGCCGCCCTCGGCGTGGTCTACGGCGACATCGGGACCAGCCCGCTCTACGCGGTGAAGGAGTGCTTCAGCCCCCAGAGCCTGCACCGCGTCCCGGTCACCCCGGAGAACATCCTCGGCGTGCTCTCCCTGGTGTTCTGGTCGCTGATGATGGTGGTCACGGTCAAGTACCTGTCCTTCATCACGCGCGCCGACAACGAGGGCGCAGGCGGCATCCTGGCCCTGCTCGCGCTGGTCCCCACGCGCGAGGGACCCGAGGGCCGCACACCGAGCGCAAAGCGGCGGCTCTTCTTCCTCATCGTCCTCTTCGGCGCGGCGCTTCTTTACGGCGACGGCGTGGTCACCCCGGCCATCTCGGTGCTCTCCGCGATGGAGGGTCTCGAAGTCGCGACGATGAAGCTGAAGCCCGCCGTCGTCCCACTCACCTGCGGCATCATCCTCGCGCTCTTCCTCGTGCAGAAGCGCGGCACCGCCGGGGTGGGGAGGATCTTCGGCCCGATCACCTTGCTCTGGTTCGTCGTCATCGCGGCGCTCGGCCTGAAGGAGATCGTCCGTAACCCGGGCGTCCTCCTCGCCATCTCCCCGGACCACGCCGTGACGTTCTTCCTGGAGAACAAAGGGCACGGCTTCCTGATCCTCGGCTCCATCGTCCTCTGCATCACGGGCGGCGAGGCCCTGTACGCGGACATGTCCCATTTCGGGCGCCCTCCCATCGTCCGCACCTGGCTCGCGATCGTCTGGCCCGCCTTGCTGCTCAACTACTTCGGTCAGGGCGCGCGCCTGCTCGCCGAGCCCGCCGCGGCGCAGAACCCCTTCTACGCCCTCGTCCCCTCGTGGGCGCTCTACCCCACGGTCATCGTCGCCACTGCCGCCGCCGTCGTCGCTTCCCAGGCCCTGATCTCGGGCGCCTACTCCCTGACGCAGCAAGCCGTGCAGCTCGGCTACTTCCCTCGCGTCACCATCGTCCACACCTCCAGGACCGAGCACGGCCAGATCTACATCCCCGAGATCAACGCCGCGATGCTCGTCGTGTGCCTGGTCCTCGTCCTCGGCTTCCAGAGCTCCAGCGGCCTCGCCGCCGCCTACGGCATCGCCGTCACCGGCACGATGACCGTCACCACCCTCGTCTACTACGTGGTCGTCCGCGAAGCCTGGGGATGGTCCATCTGGAAGGCGGCCCCGCTCGCCGCGCTCTTCCTCGCCTTCGACATCCCCTTCTTCGTCGCCAACTGGGCCAAATTCCTCCACGGCGGCTGGGTTCCTGTCGCCTTGAGCCTCGTTGTGTTCGTGGTGATGACCACCTGGAAGACCGGCCGCGCGCACCTCGCCGAAGCCTTCCGCAACGCGCTCCTCCCCCTCGCGACCTTCCTCGACGACGTGAAGCAGACCGCGCCCCACCGCGTCCGCGGAACGGCCGTGTTCATGGCCTCGAACCCGGATGGCACCCCGCCCGCCCTCCTGCACCACTTCAAGCACAACCAGGTGCTCCACGAGCAGGTCGTGCTGCTCTCCATCCAGGTCGCCAACGTCCCCGAGGTCTCCGACGAGCGCCGCGTCTACGTCGTCGATCTCGGCCAGGGCTTCTTCCAGGTCACCGCCCACTACGGCTTCTTGCAGACACCGAACGCCCCCTCCGTCCTCTCGATGTGCAACGCCTACGGCCTCACCATCGAACCTCGCCGCACCAGCTACTACCTCGGCCGCGAGACGCTGCTCATCGACGGCCACTCCGGCATGTCCCGCTGGCGCAAGGTCCTCTTCGCCTTCATCTCGCGCAACGCCCGCCCCGCGACCGCCTACTTCGGCCTGCCCCCGAACCGCGTCGTCGAGCTGGGCATGCAGATCGACCTGTAG